In Nicotiana tabacum cultivar K326 chromosome 17, ASM71507v2, whole genome shotgun sequence, one DNA window encodes the following:
- the LOC142171530 gene encoding cationic amino acid transporter 1-like isoform X2 codes for MGRESELRRRICSCTKEDFLPEESFKSWGNYVKALKQTPNRLMDRVLTRSKDEAEVEAKSRSQHEMKKTLSWWDLIWFGMGAVVGAGIFVLTGLEASQDAGPAVVLSYVVSGVSALLSVFCYTEFAVEIPVAGGSFAYLRVELGDFVAFIAAGNILLEYVIGGAAVARSWTSYFATLLNYQPDKLLIKVNTLAEGYNQLDPLAVGVCIIICFIAILSTKGSSRINYVASIIHIIVIFFIIICGLIKSDTKNYTPFTPFGARGIFKASAVLFFAYVGFDAVSTMAEETKDPGRDIPIGLVGSMVITTTLYCLLAITLCLMQPYQNIDPHAPFSVAFKNVGWSWAQYIVAAGALKGMTSVLLVSAVGQARYLTHIARTHMMPPWFSYVDGKTGTPVNATAVMTAATAIIALFTKLDILSNLLSISTLFIFMLVALALLVRRYYVSGVTTNANRNKLIACLLVILASSTATAAYWGLSETGWIVYCITVPIWFLATLGIWLFVPQAHDPKLWGVPLVPWLPSASIAINIFLLGSIDKDSFIRFAAWTGFLLVYYIFFGLHASYDTAKESEKSKEWKNLEDGNGTLPTSKNAPTKSDN; via the exons ATGGGAAGAGAATCAGAATTAAGAAGAAGAATATGTTCATGCACAAAAGAAGACTTCCTTCCAGAGGAGTCATTCAAGAGCTGGGGGAACTACGTGAAGGCGCTGAAGCAAACCCCGAATAGATTGATGGACAGGGTGCTGACACGGTCCAAAGACGAAGCGGAGGTGGAGGCAAAGTCGAGGAGCCAACATGAGATGAAGAAGACACTTTCGTGGTGGGACTTGATATGGTTTGGAATGGGTGCAGTGGTTGGTGCTGGgatttttgtgctaactggtcTCGAAGCAAGTCAAGATGCAGGCCCTGCTGTTGTTCTCTCATATGTGGTTTCTGGTGTCTCTGCTTTGCTCTCTGTTTTCTGCTATACTGAGTTTGCTGTTGAGATTCCTGTTGCAG GTGGTTCATTTGCTTACTTGAGGGTGGAGCTTGGTGACTTTGTGGCCTTCATTGCTGCTGGTAATATACTCCTAGAATATGTCATAGGTGGTGCTGCAGTTGCTCGTTCTTGGACTTCCTACTTTGCAACTTTACTAAACTACCAGCCTGACAAATTACTTATCAAGGTGAACACTTTAGCAGAGGGCTACAACCAACTTGATCCTCTTGCTGTTGGGGTTTGCATTATCATCTGTTTCATTGCAATTCTCAGCACAAAGGGTTCTTCTCGTATCAATTATGTCGCCTCAATCATTCACATCATCGTGATCTTTTTCATCATCATCTGTGGCCTTATCAAGTCAGATACCAAGAACTATACACCCTTTACGCCATTCGGTGCACGCGGTATCTTCAAAGCCTCTGCAGTTCTATTCTTTGCTTATGTTGGTTTTGATGCAGTTTCTACCATGGCTGAGGAAACTAAGGATCCCGGCAGAGACATCCCCATTGGCTTAGTTGGTTCTATGGTGATCACCACAACTTTGTACTGCTTATTGGCCATTACTCTGTGCCTTATGCAGCCATATCAAAACATTGATCCTCATGCTCCATTTTCTGTGGCATTTAAAAATGTGGGGTGGAGTTGGGCGCAATACATAGTGGCTGCAGGGGCGTTGAAAGGAATGACATCAGTGTTGTTAGTTAGTGCTGTTGGTCAAGCTCGTTACTTAACTCACATTGCCAGAactcatatgatgccaccatgGTTTTCATATGTAGATGGCAAGACTGGAACACCAGTTAATGCGACAGCAGTTATGACGGCTGCAACTGCTATCATTGCCTTGTTTACAAAACTTGACATTTTATCTAATCTTCTCTCAATTTCCACCCTCTTCATCTTCATGCTTGTGGCACTTGCTCTGCTTGTTCGTCGTTACTATGTGAGTGGAGTGACCACAAATGCAAACCGTAACAAGCTCATTGCTTGTCTACTGGTCATCCTCGCTTCATCAACCGCAACAGCTGCTTATTGGGGACTAAGTGAGACGGGATGGATTGTCTACTGTATTACTGTACCCATATGGTTCTTGGCAACTCTGGGGATTTGGCTTTTCGTTCCTCAAGCACATGATCCAAAGCTTTGGGGTGTACCTTTGGTTCCATGGCTACCTTCAGCCTCAATTGCTATTAACATATTCCTTCTAGGGTCAATTGACAAGGATTCATTCATTAGGTTTGCTGCATGGACTGGTTTTCTTTTGGTGTATTACATCTTTTTTGGACTCCATGCTTCCTATGACACAGCAAAGGAGTCTGAAAAGAGCAAAGAGTGGAAGAATCTTGAAGATGGAAATGGGACATTGCCTACAAGCAAAAATGCTCCTACTAAATCCGATAATTGA
- the LOC107826527 gene encoding protein KTI12 homolog yields MALVVICGQPCSGKSTAAACLAEALKETESKPSVRTIDETSFHLSRNQSYVNMTEEKNLRGVLRSDVDRSLSKDSIVIVDSLNSIKGYRYELWCLARAAGIRYCVLHCDVDEESCRIWNGERHERGEPSYDDNIFEDLVRRFERPDSKNRWDSPLFELWPAKDGIDKLSTAIVDAVSYLTKKVDSKTRDVKILQPTIATQSARGSEANSLYEMDRATQEVTNAIVEAQSHALGGPLNGVSLGPGLPTVDISRSVSLPELRRLRRTFIKLAGQTSLSGPPPPSDADSAKRMFVDYLNRELASG; encoded by the coding sequence ATGGCATTGGTTGTTATTTGTGGTCAACCATGTAGCGGGAAATCAACAGCTGCAGCTTGTTTAGCTGAAGCGCTTAAAGAAACAGAATCAAAGCCGTCAGTGAGAACTATTGATGAGACTTCGTTTCATCTTAGTCGCAACCAAAGTTATGTGAACATGACCGAGGAAAAGAACTTAAGAGGCGTATTAAGGTCTGACGTTGATAGATCTTTGTCTAAGGACAGTATAGTTATAGTGGATTCTCTGAATAGCATCAAGGGATATAGATATGAATTGTGGTGTTTGGCTAGAGCAGCGGGGATTAGATATTGTGTCCTCCATTGTGATGTTGATGAGGAATCTTGTAGAATATGGAACGGAGAACGTCATGAGAGAGGAGAACCATCTTATGATGATAATATATTTGAGGATCTTGTAAGAAGATTTGAAAGACCAGATAGCAAAAATAGATGGGATTCTCCATTATTTGAGTTATGGCCAGCTAAAGATGGAATTGATAAATTGTCTACAGCTATAGTTGATGCTGTTAGCTATCTAACAAAAAAAGTGGACTCTAAGACAAGGGATGTTAAGATTCTACAGCCAACCATTGCAACACAAAGTGCACGTGGTTCTGAGGCAAATTCTTTATATGAGATGGACAGGGCGACACAAGAAGTTACAAATGCTATTGTGGAAGCTCAGTCCCATGCTCTTGGGGGTCCTCTCAATGGTGTATCTCTTGGTCCAGGATTACCTACTGTAGATATCTCGAGATCTGTTAGCTTGCCAGAGCTGCGTAGGCTACGAAGAACTTTCATCAAGCTTGCTGGACAGACAAGCTTGAGCGGGCCACCCCCTCCTTCAGATGCTGATAGTGCAAAAAGGATGTTTGTTGATTACTTAAACAGAGAACTAGCAAGTGGTTGA
- the LOC142171530 gene encoding cationic amino acid transporter 1-like isoform X1 — protein sequence MQKKMGRESELRRRICSCTKEDFLPEESFKSWGNYVKALKQTPNRLMDRVLTRSKDEAEVEAKSRSQHEMKKTLSWWDLIWFGMGAVVGAGIFVLTGLEASQDAGPAVVLSYVVSGVSALLSVFCYTEFAVEIPVAGGSFAYLRVELGDFVAFIAAGNILLEYVIGGAAVARSWTSYFATLLNYQPDKLLIKVNTLAEGYNQLDPLAVGVCIIICFIAILSTKGSSRINYVASIIHIIVIFFIIICGLIKSDTKNYTPFTPFGARGIFKASAVLFFAYVGFDAVSTMAEETKDPGRDIPIGLVGSMVITTTLYCLLAITLCLMQPYQNIDPHAPFSVAFKNVGWSWAQYIVAAGALKGMTSVLLVSAVGQARYLTHIARTHMMPPWFSYVDGKTGTPVNATAVMTAATAIIALFTKLDILSNLLSISTLFIFMLVALALLVRRYYVSGVTTNANRNKLIACLLVILASSTATAAYWGLSETGWIVYCITVPIWFLATLGIWLFVPQAHDPKLWGVPLVPWLPSASIAINIFLLGSIDKDSFIRFAAWTGFLLVYYIFFGLHASYDTAKESEKSKEWKNLEDGNGTLPTSKNAPTKSDN from the exons ATGCAGAAGAAAATGGGAAGAGAATCAGAATTAAGAAGAAGAATATGTTCATGCACAAAAGAAGACTTCCTTCCAGAGGAGTCATTCAAGAGCTGGGGGAACTACGTGAAGGCGCTGAAGCAAACCCCGAATAGATTGATGGACAGGGTGCTGACACGGTCCAAAGACGAAGCGGAGGTGGAGGCAAAGTCGAGGAGCCAACATGAGATGAAGAAGACACTTTCGTGGTGGGACTTGATATGGTTTGGAATGGGTGCAGTGGTTGGTGCTGGgatttttgtgctaactggtcTCGAAGCAAGTCAAGATGCAGGCCCTGCTGTTGTTCTCTCATATGTGGTTTCTGGTGTCTCTGCTTTGCTCTCTGTTTTCTGCTATACTGAGTTTGCTGTTGAGATTCCTGTTGCAG GTGGTTCATTTGCTTACTTGAGGGTGGAGCTTGGTGACTTTGTGGCCTTCATTGCTGCTGGTAATATACTCCTAGAATATGTCATAGGTGGTGCTGCAGTTGCTCGTTCTTGGACTTCCTACTTTGCAACTTTACTAAACTACCAGCCTGACAAATTACTTATCAAGGTGAACACTTTAGCAGAGGGCTACAACCAACTTGATCCTCTTGCTGTTGGGGTTTGCATTATCATCTGTTTCATTGCAATTCTCAGCACAAAGGGTTCTTCTCGTATCAATTATGTCGCCTCAATCATTCACATCATCGTGATCTTTTTCATCATCATCTGTGGCCTTATCAAGTCAGATACCAAGAACTATACACCCTTTACGCCATTCGGTGCACGCGGTATCTTCAAAGCCTCTGCAGTTCTATTCTTTGCTTATGTTGGTTTTGATGCAGTTTCTACCATGGCTGAGGAAACTAAGGATCCCGGCAGAGACATCCCCATTGGCTTAGTTGGTTCTATGGTGATCACCACAACTTTGTACTGCTTATTGGCCATTACTCTGTGCCTTATGCAGCCATATCAAAACATTGATCCTCATGCTCCATTTTCTGTGGCATTTAAAAATGTGGGGTGGAGTTGGGCGCAATACATAGTGGCTGCAGGGGCGTTGAAAGGAATGACATCAGTGTTGTTAGTTAGTGCTGTTGGTCAAGCTCGTTACTTAACTCACATTGCCAGAactcatatgatgccaccatgGTTTTCATATGTAGATGGCAAGACTGGAACACCAGTTAATGCGACAGCAGTTATGACGGCTGCAACTGCTATCATTGCCTTGTTTACAAAACTTGACATTTTATCTAATCTTCTCTCAATTTCCACCCTCTTCATCTTCATGCTTGTGGCACTTGCTCTGCTTGTTCGTCGTTACTATGTGAGTGGAGTGACCACAAATGCAAACCGTAACAAGCTCATTGCTTGTCTACTGGTCATCCTCGCTTCATCAACCGCAACAGCTGCTTATTGGGGACTAAGTGAGACGGGATGGATTGTCTACTGTATTACTGTACCCATATGGTTCTTGGCAACTCTGGGGATTTGGCTTTTCGTTCCTCAAGCACATGATCCAAAGCTTTGGGGTGTACCTTTGGTTCCATGGCTACCTTCAGCCTCAATTGCTATTAACATATTCCTTCTAGGGTCAATTGACAAGGATTCATTCATTAGGTTTGCTGCATGGACTGGTTTTCTTTTGGTGTATTACATCTTTTTTGGACTCCATGCTTCCTATGACACAGCAAAGGAGTCTGAAAAGAGCAAAGAGTGGAAGAATCTTGAAGATGGAAATGGGACATTGCCTACAAGCAAAAATGCTCCTACTAAATCCGATAATTGA